In a single window of the Neodiprion virginianus isolate iyNeoVirg1 chromosome 1, iyNeoVirg1.1, whole genome shotgun sequence genome:
- the LOC124303056 gene encoding protein jim lovell isoform X1, whose product MSLTEQSRDDDATSLTASHTTIRTDLVRIYGREAKKSGRIKRGVKATRKGEQWLRDDPYDRRRGKMSSAAGSPAEMPLQSQYSLRWNNHQTHILRAFEDLLHAETLVDVTLVCAETSLRAHKVVLSACSPFFARLFVEHPCKHPIIVLKDFPGTEVTALVDFMYRGEVRIGRHELPGLMRAAESLQVRGLASTEPRLASPPETPTTDILGEPSTPEDAQGTPEDDDNASECQAPPRDLYHHQDHQENRLPHMGHLSFSLRELRDSCSSPLMPRRKQARPRRRSGELLPQDLSRPHTNPTPSPPPACGLNLSSQPQPAGLQQSQNNQQQQQQQQQQQQQQEDIAENLSMKRSTSPAPGDHVIKTESETASSPRGSPLTGPSLHLDGSLQDFPAGSLPGMSGLSLTPPHHHSEYLTSLGQLAAQWLPNHPQNQLAHHPREESPHNRTHPFQQQDSPLTQRRSVAVFPMDGAGPLGGAGGLFPPGSGLDRGSLLADLHENFKPETLHGLFGGASLGHHPVKKSKKHRGDGEGQRRWSEHTRLPVGRPKGQHSAPRGGPPRSWTNAELTEALQHVWNKKMTTSQASRIFGIPYNSLLMYVRGKYGKSLKLEQLRRDCTGSTTGEVMNSLNNNVKTAQPPSQMPHALAGLPHPGDEAAFSHPLLGGTLPQGFFPDFGAAFPVPVSMVHLLPPSEQKAYEPPPPSAGGGSGSSDANPRSRSPSPAAHDSLVQSTQPPTALLQQNGTE is encoded by the exons tCACGGCGTCCCATACAACAATCAGGACGGACCTCGTCCGCATATATGGAAGAGAGGCGAAAAAATCAGGAAGAATAAAACGAGGTGTGAAGGCGACAAGAAAAGGGGAGCAGTGGCTTCGTGACGATCCGTACGATCGACGAAGAGGAAAGATGTCCAGTGCCGCGGGAAGTCCTGCCGAGATGCCCCTCCAGTCCCAGTACTCGTTGAGGTGGAACAACCATCAGACACACATCCTGCGGGCCTTCGAGGACCTCCTTCACGCGGAAACGCTCGTCGACGTCACCTTGGTCTGCGCGGAGACGAGCCTCAGGGCCCACAAAGTCGTCCTCAGCGCCTGCAG cCCGTTCTTTGCACGGCTATTCGTGGAGCACCCCTGCAAGCATCCGATTATAGTCCTGAAGGATTTCCCCGGGACCGAAGTGACCGCGCTTGTGGATTTCATGTACCGTGGCGAGGTCCGCATCGGCCGTCACGAGCTTCCGGGCCTCATGCGAGCCGCCGAGAGTCTTCAAGTGCGGGGCTTGGCGTCGACGGAACCACGACTCGCGAGTCCGCCCGAAACCCCAACGACGGACATCCTCGGCGAACCGTCGACGCCGGAAGACGCCCAAGGAACACCGGAGGACGACGACAACGCGTCGGAGTGTCAGGCGCCACCCCGAGACCTCTACCACCATCAGGACCACCAAGAAAACAGACTGCCGCACATGGGCCACCTCAGTTTCTCCCTACGAGAGCTAAGGGACTCTTGCAGCTCGCCCCTGATGCCGCGGAGGAAGCAGGCTCGCCCAAGAAGAAGATCGGGGGAGCTCCTTCCCCAGGATCTGAGCCGCCCGCATACGAATCCGACACCGAGCCCGCCCCCGGCCTGCGGCCTGAACCTCAGCAGTCAACCGCAGCCAGCGGGGCTGCAGCAGAGCCAGAAcaaccagcagcagcagcaacagcagcaacagcagcaacagcagcaagaAGACATAGCCGAGAACCTGTCGATGAAGAGGTCGACGTCACCCGCCCCCGGCGATCACGTGATAAAGACGGAAAGCGAGACGGCGAGCAGTCCCCGCGGCTCTCCTCTCACCGGTCCCAGTCTTCACCTCGACGGATCCCTCCAGGATTTTCCGGCGGGTAGCCTCCCGGGGATGTCGGGGCTTTCGCTCACGCCGCCGCATCACCACAGCGAGTACCTGACAAGTCTGGGCCAGCTCGCGGCCCAGTGGCTGCCCAATCACCCGCAGAACCAGCTAGCCCACCACCCCCGAGAGGAGAGTCCTCACAACAGGACGCATCCCTTTCAGCAGCAGGATTCGCCGCTGACTCAGAGGCGGTCGGTCGCCGTTTTCCCGATGGACGGTGCGGGGCCGCTGGGGGGTGCCGGAGGCCTGTTTCCCCCCGGAAGCGGACTGGACCGGGGCTCGCTGCTGGCCGATCTTCACGAAAACTTCAAACCGGAAACCCTTCACGGTCTATTTGGGGGTGCAAGCCTGGGACACCACCCGGTGAAGAAGTCAAAAAAGCACCGAGGCGACGGCGAAGGTCAGAGACGATGGAGCGAGCACACGCGACTTCCGGTCGGGCGGCCAAAGGGGCAGCACAGCGCGCCGCGCGGCGGCCCTCCGAGGTCCTGGACGAACGCGGAGCTGACCGAGGCGCTGCAGCACGTCTGGAACAAGAAGATGACCACCTCCCAGGCTAGCCGGATATTCGGCATACCGTACAACAGCCTGCTGATGTACGTCAGGGGGAAGTACGGGAAGAGCCTTAAGCTCGAACAGCTGAGGAGGGACTGCACGGGGTCGACGACCGGCGAGGTGATGAACTCCCTGAACAACAACGTCAAGACCGCCCAGCCGCCCTCCCAGATGCCCCACGCCCTCGCGGGTCTTCCGCATCCCGGCGACGAGGCGGCCTTCTCGCATCCTCTTCTCGGCGGCACTCTTCCCCAGGGCTTCTTCCCCGACTTCGGGGCGGCTTTTCCGGTCCCCGTAAGCATGGTCCATCTACTGCCCCCCAGCGAACAGAAGGCCTACGAACCCCCGCCACCCAGCGCCGGGggcggcagcggcagcagcgACGCGAACCCCCGGAGCCGAAGCCCGTCACCAGCCGCCCACGACTCTTTGGTGCAATCGACGCAGCCACCCACTGCCCTGCTTCAGCAGAACGGAACCGAATAG
- the LOC124303056 gene encoding protein jim lovell isoform X2: MSSAAGSPAEMPLQSQYSLRWNNHQTHILRAFEDLLHAETLVDVTLVCAETSLRAHKVVLSACSPFFARLFVEHPCKHPIIVLKDFPGTEVTALVDFMYRGEVRIGRHELPGLMRAAESLQVRGLASTEPRLASPPETPTTDILGEPSTPEDAQGTPEDDDNASECQAPPRDLYHHQDHQENRLPHMGHLSFSLRELRDSCSSPLMPRRKQARPRRRSGELLPQDLSRPHTNPTPSPPPACGLNLSSQPQPAGLQQSQNNQQQQQQQQQQQQQQEDIAENLSMKRSTSPAPGDHVIKTESETASSPRGSPLTGPSLHLDGSLQDFPAGSLPGMSGLSLTPPHHHSEYLTSLGQLAAQWLPNHPQNQLAHHPREESPHNRTHPFQQQDSPLTQRRSVAVFPMDGAGPLGGAGGLFPPGSGLDRGSLLADLHENFKPETLHGLFGGASLGHHPVKKSKKHRGDGEGQRRWSEHTRLPVGRPKGQHSAPRGGPPRSWTNAELTEALQHVWNKKMTTSQASRIFGIPYNSLLMYVRGKYGKSLKLEQLRRDCTGSTTGEVMNSLNNNVKTAQPPSQMPHALAGLPHPGDEAAFSHPLLGGTLPQGFFPDFGAAFPVPVSMVHLLPPSEQKAYEPPPPSAGGGSGSSDANPRSRSPSPAAHDSLVQSTQPPTALLQQNGTE; encoded by the exons ATGTCCAGTGCCGCGGGAAGTCCTGCCGAGATGCCCCTCCAGTCCCAGTACTCGTTGAGGTGGAACAACCATCAGACACACATCCTGCGGGCCTTCGAGGACCTCCTTCACGCGGAAACGCTCGTCGACGTCACCTTGGTCTGCGCGGAGACGAGCCTCAGGGCCCACAAAGTCGTCCTCAGCGCCTGCAG cCCGTTCTTTGCACGGCTATTCGTGGAGCACCCCTGCAAGCATCCGATTATAGTCCTGAAGGATTTCCCCGGGACCGAAGTGACCGCGCTTGTGGATTTCATGTACCGTGGCGAGGTCCGCATCGGCCGTCACGAGCTTCCGGGCCTCATGCGAGCCGCCGAGAGTCTTCAAGTGCGGGGCTTGGCGTCGACGGAACCACGACTCGCGAGTCCGCCCGAAACCCCAACGACGGACATCCTCGGCGAACCGTCGACGCCGGAAGACGCCCAAGGAACACCGGAGGACGACGACAACGCGTCGGAGTGTCAGGCGCCACCCCGAGACCTCTACCACCATCAGGACCACCAAGAAAACAGACTGCCGCACATGGGCCACCTCAGTTTCTCCCTACGAGAGCTAAGGGACTCTTGCAGCTCGCCCCTGATGCCGCGGAGGAAGCAGGCTCGCCCAAGAAGAAGATCGGGGGAGCTCCTTCCCCAGGATCTGAGCCGCCCGCATACGAATCCGACACCGAGCCCGCCCCCGGCCTGCGGCCTGAACCTCAGCAGTCAACCGCAGCCAGCGGGGCTGCAGCAGAGCCAGAAcaaccagcagcagcagcaacagcagcaacagcagcaacagcagcaagaAGACATAGCCGAGAACCTGTCGATGAAGAGGTCGACGTCACCCGCCCCCGGCGATCACGTGATAAAGACGGAAAGCGAGACGGCGAGCAGTCCCCGCGGCTCTCCTCTCACCGGTCCCAGTCTTCACCTCGACGGATCCCTCCAGGATTTTCCGGCGGGTAGCCTCCCGGGGATGTCGGGGCTTTCGCTCACGCCGCCGCATCACCACAGCGAGTACCTGACAAGTCTGGGCCAGCTCGCGGCCCAGTGGCTGCCCAATCACCCGCAGAACCAGCTAGCCCACCACCCCCGAGAGGAGAGTCCTCACAACAGGACGCATCCCTTTCAGCAGCAGGATTCGCCGCTGACTCAGAGGCGGTCGGTCGCCGTTTTCCCGATGGACGGTGCGGGGCCGCTGGGGGGTGCCGGAGGCCTGTTTCCCCCCGGAAGCGGACTGGACCGGGGCTCGCTGCTGGCCGATCTTCACGAAAACTTCAAACCGGAAACCCTTCACGGTCTATTTGGGGGTGCAAGCCTGGGACACCACCCGGTGAAGAAGTCAAAAAAGCACCGAGGCGACGGCGAAGGTCAGAGACGATGGAGCGAGCACACGCGACTTCCGGTCGGGCGGCCAAAGGGGCAGCACAGCGCGCCGCGCGGCGGCCCTCCGAGGTCCTGGACGAACGCGGAGCTGACCGAGGCGCTGCAGCACGTCTGGAACAAGAAGATGACCACCTCCCAGGCTAGCCGGATATTCGGCATACCGTACAACAGCCTGCTGATGTACGTCAGGGGGAAGTACGGGAAGAGCCTTAAGCTCGAACAGCTGAGGAGGGACTGCACGGGGTCGACGACCGGCGAGGTGATGAACTCCCTGAACAACAACGTCAAGACCGCCCAGCCGCCCTCCCAGATGCCCCACGCCCTCGCGGGTCTTCCGCATCCCGGCGACGAGGCGGCCTTCTCGCATCCTCTTCTCGGCGGCACTCTTCCCCAGGGCTTCTTCCCCGACTTCGGGGCGGCTTTTCCGGTCCCCGTAAGCATGGTCCATCTACTGCCCCCCAGCGAACAGAAGGCCTACGAACCCCCGCCACCCAGCGCCGGGggcggcagcggcagcagcgACGCGAACCCCCGGAGCCGAAGCCCGTCACCAGCCGCCCACGACTCTTTGGTGCAATCGACGCAGCCACCCACTGCCCTGCTTCAGCAGAACGGAACCGAATAG